The following coding sequences lie in one Yamadazyma tenuis chromosome 3, complete sequence genomic window:
- the TAF10 gene encoding Transcription initiation factor TFIID subunit 10 (EggNog:ENOG503P5W3; COG:K) produces the protein MTTTRRNKQPQKDMEVDSTANAEVDMDVDAEEVDDEFNDEDNSNFNPEQQAPSTKPTPNPAVNFGLDIPELARKDKTLQEVLELLDGDYAPIIPDAVIDYYLAKNGFESSDVKIKRLLALATQKFVSDVAQDAYEYSRIRNSSTVYNSANPQARAKQLLQGQQYANSQQNPGASADGDGPSQPSTSSAGNSQGKAVLTMEDLSSALTEYGLNTSRPDFYR, from the coding sequence ATGACCACCACGCGTAGGAACAAACAGCCCCAGAAGGATATGGAGGTCGACTCCACTGCCAACGCCGAGGTGGACATGGACGTGGATGCCGAAGAGGTGGATGATGAGTTCAACGATGAAgacaactccaacttcaacccCGAACAACAGGCcccatccacaaaaccaaCACCCAATCCCGCCGTCAACTTCGGTCTCGATATCCCCGAGCTCGCCCGAAAGGACAAAACCCTCCAAGAAGTGCTCGAGCTCTTGGACGGAGATTATGCCCCCATTATTCCAGATGCGGTGATTGACTActacttggccaaaaatgGGTTTGAGTCGTCGGACGTCAAGATCAAGCGCTTGCTCGCGCTAGCCACACAGAAGTTTGTGTCGGACGTGGCCCAGGATGCTTATGAATACTCTCGGATCAGAAATCTGTCCACGGTTTACAACTCGGCCAATCCACAAGCCAGAGCAAAACAGCTTTTACAAGGCCAGCAGTATGCCAATCTGCAACAGAACCCCGGTGCCAGTGCTGATGGGGATGGACCTCTGCAGCCGTCTACCAGTAGTGCTGGTAATCTGCAGGGAAAAGCGGTGTTGACGATGGAAGACTTGAGCAGCGCATTGACGGAGTACGGCTTGAATACGTCGAGACCCGATTTTTATCGCTAG